The sequence below is a genomic window from Deltaproteobacteria bacterium.
TACAAATTGCATATTTTCCGAGGCATTGTGATCACAGATCGCAATGATATCCAGTTTTTCGGCTATGCATCTCTCAACCACAGCACTTGGATACATGTCCAAATCTGCACAGGGTGAAAGGCATGTGTGTACATGAAGATCGCAGCGAAAAGCCCTGAGCATAAAAATTTAGTATCCACATGAAGAAAAGACCGACATCATGGTCATTTCTTCTGTTTTCTTCCGTATTAATCCGTTTTTTTAATTAAGTCGTATATCCTGCCGGTGACCTCAAAAGCAGAGAGATCTGATATCATTATCGGAATACCTTCTTTTATTGCTTTCTCAAGAGTATCCTTTGCCGGCTCAATGTCCTGAACGAGAATGATTCCGGCATGTTCTTTAAGGCTGGCAACGGCAACGATGTTCTGATGGACCTGACGGGTGATCCAGATGTCACCTTCCTTGCTGTTTCCCATGACATCACTCAATAAATCTCCTGTGTATCCGCCCTGTATTTCCGTTTTCAGCTTGTCTTCGCCGGATCTTATTTTAAGATTCAAGGCTTTGACGATAGATTCTAAATCCACGTCATCAAACTCCTTTTCTCAACTATTTCAAGAGGTACAATTTGTTTTAATAATCATTTTCAGATGTGTTCCCTTACCAGTTTCGGATGAAATGTGAAAATTATCGGAAAAACTTTTTATATTGCACAGTCCCATTCCCGCACCAAATCCCATTTCCCTGATTTTCTGATTCGCTGTTGACCATCCGGGCTGCATGGCAAGATCAATATCGGGAATCCCCTGACCCTCATCGATAGCCTCTATCATAATACAATCGGGCACGACGCGGAGACGAATCATTCCTTTTCTTGCATAAGCAACTATATTGATTTCAGATTCATAAGCAACGAGGGCGGCTTTCCTGACGATATCAATGGCAAGACCCATTTTCTTCAGGATCGCTTTAATATTGCTTGCTACCGCCCCGGCATTGTCAAAATTGCCGCCGACGACAGTAAAACTTCCTTCATATAATGGTTTATCATCCACGGTAACGATTACTTACCCCCCACTTTTTCTATACAACCTTTAATCCCTTTTGCATATAAACGTCCTGCGATTTCAAAAAGGATGTACTTCGTTGTAAGAATGGGGATATTCAATTCCTCCGCTAATTGGAATGTTTCCGGGGAAGGCCTTTTCCCTCGACCCATAATAATAGCAGCGATATCAAGCACATCTGCTGTTCTTACAACCTGCGGATTTGTTAACCCCGTAATTAAAAGACTTTCTGCTGTTGCAAAGGCAAGGACATCACTCATCAGGTCGGCGACGAAAGCCGTCTTTACTTCCATATCTAACTGGTTTTCACCGATGATGACTTCCGCTTCAAGAAGATCTTTTATCTCATGGAGCTTCAATATTATCTCCTAAAATGATAGAGATTTATTCAGGTCTCGTCTTTTGTAACTGATGACAAGTATGTTTTGCTTAAAACGCAAGAACTGTCACTAAAAAAGTGACGGGAGTGCGCTTACCATAAGCCATGGATTGTGTCAACTTATTTTTGACGATTTAGCAAAATGTACAAAAGCTTAACTTGTGATGTATTCACTCTGCCGTACAGGAGGTGTTGAGTATGAATTATGTATCATGGAGAATCCATTTCCTGCGGG
It includes:
- a CDS encoding DRTGG domain-containing protein, which codes for MKLHEIKDLLEAEVIIGENQLDMEVKTAFVADLMSDVLAFATAESLLITGLTNPQVVRTADVLDIAAIIMGRGKRPSPETFQLAEELNIPILTTKYILFEIAGRLYAKGIKGCIEKVGGK
- a CDS encoding ATP-binding protein; protein product: MDDKPLYEGSFTVVGGNFDNAGAVASNIKAILKKMGLAIDIVRKAALVAYESEINIVAYARKGMIRLRVVPDCIMIEAIDEGQGIPDIDLAMQPGWSTANQKIREMGFGAGMGLCNIKSFSDNFHISSETGKGTHLKMIIKTNCTS
- a CDS encoding DRTGG domain-containing protein — its product is MDLESIVKALNLKIRSGEDKLKTEIQGGYTGDLLSDVMGNSKEGDIWITRQVHQNIVAVASLKEHAGIILVQDIEPAKDTLEKAIKEGIPIMISDLSAFEVTGRIYDLIKKTD